Below is a window of Leucoraja erinacea ecotype New England chromosome 11, Leri_hhj_1, whole genome shotgun sequence DNA.
aatattgattcctctaattTCATGCAGCCCctgcaacccctctctctccacccctcccccaccccagtcatccTGCTGGTCCAACTAttcccatccatatatcccttcggtACCACCtctttcacagccaacaatggatcatcgtgagctccacctttccttggtcggCAAtggcggctctgatttgttctgaaccttttcatacctcgagttttcctctcccctcagtctgaagaagaatcttgacccgaaacgtcatcctttccttttctccagtgatgccgcctgacccgcagagttactccagcattttgtgtctatctttggtgtaaaccagcatctgctgttccttcgtacacataacTATTTATCTATGCTCATTTTAGATTTAGTCATTAGCTCTTCAAAACTGTTGGAAGTTGTTATTTCTAACACAATTAAAATGTTCTAAAGACCACCTGCAAGAAAACTAACCTATGAAAATGAATGAGGAACTTCAGTTGTATTATTCATCGTAGGACTTTGTGTTCATTTGATGCATTATTCATGATGCAGGTGTGCCTGAAGATTGCATCGAACAGGGGAAGAATGTGAAGTTTGACACAGAGATTGCCCAGAATGGTGATGGATTTACATGGTCTCAAATTTATCCATGTCATACTACAACCAATCAATTTACTGTCGGGAAGGAATCAGAATTTGAGATGCTGAATTGTGAAAAAGCTAAGGTAAAGctgaaaaaatgaatttcactgttgcTTCAATTTTGTATTAATCTTTAATATTTGGAATTCCATGCACTTCCATTATCCGTTTGAATTAAGTTTGTGAGCTGAGCATTGAGGATaaattatatcaatgatttgcacTTTTGAGTACTCCTAGAGTGTCCcacattcagttctcttaatttaggGATAGCCGGAATGTCATTGGGGGTGGTTCTGAAAAGTTCATTGCTTTCTTGTGGAATTTAGTCGGGTTGAGGTGAGGTGCCGAGATACATCTAAAGGGAAGCTGTGTAGGTGCATGAAAAAGGAAAGTATAGCACGTTTACTGATGAGTTCGCTGCAGATAGTTGGGAGGAAGCTCAGATGGAATCTATGATGGCATACATTATTTAGGATGAATCAGCTGTTCCTATTATGCAAATTAAAAATCCCTTTTGCTTTTCTTCAGATTGCTGTAAAACTCGAAGGAGGAAAACTCATTATGAATTTTCCCAAGTATACTCATACAGTTGAGATTGAAGGAGGCAAACTGATTGAAGTGAGTGGCTGGTTTAAACATTtataatttaaattccattttcatAAAAAGATTGTTTTGCTGTATGAACTTATAAGCTTATTGTcacaaacctttttttttaaacagactgCAGTGTCCGGTGAGATCACTTTAAAAAGACTCCACACAAAAAAAACTTAAAAAGATGAAGCCAGGATCATGGCAGATGACAGCACAACACTGCAGTAAAACACAATTCAGGATACTGATTATTTGTTCCATGGAAAGGACCACAGGTTAAGATTtgctattaaaaaaataatcatcaGCATTTTTTATATTGCTTGCATTTAGTAATTCCAGACAAATAAAGAGAATTAAATCTATGTGACATTAATGCTAAATTTCTGCCCTGAAATCATATCCTCATATATCGTTATTCCTTGAGGATGGAATATGCTTTCTTGCTATCCTAGTTGCACTATTCATTCAGTGGAAGAATACCATAATGAGTGAAATATGTTCAATGTGCAGGTGTAGGCAGGTTTAATCAGCTACCATGTATGAATGCATAAATAAATCAAATTAATTGTGGAATCTTCTCATGTCTTCTGTAATTTTATCCAAAGCTACCGTCATTCAGTCCAAATGCAATGGTGTTGTGTATGGCTCATACAAGTTCTATCAACTGATAGCAACGTATTTTGTAAATCATAGATCACAGAACAGTGTTGTTATTCAGTCACCCTCAGGAGTCTGCAGATTACATTTGTTAATAATACAATCATTAACTATTCTCATTTTACAAACTACATTCAGAGTAAACACTAAATAAAGTTGtggcggcacagtagcacagcggtaaagctgctgtccCACAacagccagagagccaggttcaatcctaactagggGTACCAGACATATTATCTCGCTCACAGATGCTGCGTGTGGCATTTTGCGCAGCTTAGAGTTGggatcgatcttgactacgggtgcggtcagtgcggagattgtacgttctctctgtgaccgcatggcttttctcccaagtgctctggttttctctctcattccaaagacaattggcttccataaattgatagaactagtgtacaggtgattgatggtcagcatggacacggatgggccgaaggtcatttccatgctgtatctctaaattaaactaaagtaagaaaagtgaaatgaaacagaaaatacAGTGCGACAGATATGTATGTCCACCCCCTCACGAGCATCCTCCTCAATGTTTAGGGAAATGGAACAGCTGCCATCTGACTGTTGTGGTTGAAATGCACCATAACTAAACACTGCGTATGCAGTATTTTGCTTAGGGATCCCACTGAATACCCACACACCATGGGAAGGAAGGGTTGTTGAAGATGCGTGTAAATATTCTAAAAACTATTTTATTCACATCATCTAATGATGCAAATGCAAAATTGATCTTCTAAGCCGTTACTATGCCCTCTCTCTGCCAGGATTGCAatcaaatttaaagaagtgaaaggGAGAAAATACTATTCAGCTTTTATCttttaaattgtttccccttcaATTGTGCAGCATTACGTTTTAACAAAGGGACCTCAATGGGTAGTTTGCATGCTGAAACATTTCATTGGTGTTGTAATCACTTTTTAAGGTCAAGGAAACCAGTCTGCCATCGTTGCTCTGAACAGGCCTATAAAAAGGCCAGTGGTGCAGCAAAGAAAAACTGAAGTAATGGTCTCCCAGCAAAATTATGCACTTTTCAAACTTTTCAAGATATGGTGGATCTTGTGCTGCAATCTGCTGACCTTGGAGAAACTGGCGATGTTCTATGCAGAAAAATCACGAACAGTATTTCAATTTCCAGCTATTTTTgccatttttaattttgcatCTTGCACTCAGATCAACCTCAATAGGAAATACCTTCCCCAACCCAACAGTTGTGAGATTACATTGACGGTTGTCTCCCCAGGTGATAGTTGGATTTCCATCCTGACAAATCCAGCGTTAAAacttccgccttccgcagaggccgttccctcgcaactccctggttatctcgacccttcccacccaaatcacccttcTCCAGGTGCAACCGCAGAACATAGTTGATGGAGTTTCTTCCTCAGTATGTGAACCTTCCAACAGGTCCAGGGAACTGTCATGCAGGCTGACTCTCTCAACTGCTCCCACTATATAATCAGTGCATCCCAAACCTGGAACCCTCCTGATGTGTATCAATTTTATATCACACACATCATGCTTTTAAAACTGTTAGGCAGCCAGGATTCCAGGCATTATATCTTTCTACTTTGTTGTCTTTATTACCAGAATTTGACACAAATTTCTAAGTTTAGTCAAGGGAAACCAATAATATTGCAAGCACCAATTGTTGTGGAAAATGAAGGGATAATCAGCAACCGCAAAAATAGAAACGAAGGAGAAAATCCTGGTGCATCTGAAAGCATAAGATTCCACGCAGCCTGGAACTTAGCATAGCTGGGAGACTTGTCACAGTCTGCTTGTTCATCACCGTCACCACCAGAAACACTGTCTCAGGACGCTGAATGCAataagttttatttatttatttatttatttttaaaaatttattagaagcaaatgtgcaAAAATAGAACCAATGGCATATGAAATAATACAGTATTCTACAGCTCCAATTTTAACTTTTAGCTAtagttggaagaaaagaaaggagaaaaagcaagaaagagaaaaaatgatatgtgcaaagatagaacccctagactaccaacgtagtgtagccaaagagtgagtaaatgaaaggaagaggagaggaatagaaaaaataagaaaaataaaaggactaaaagagaaagaaagaataaagtggtgatatacctccCTTACATCCCTCTCCACCCACCACACCCAACctgtaattagatttaaatccaaagttgtgttgtaccatactatccttgtaataaatcaatgaatggtgtccatgtctttgaAAAATGATCTGTTTTTTGCTGCCAAGATAAGTCTAAtgttttcaagatgtagcatttagacatgtttataatccatatcttaagagtagggactgatgtatatttccaaaatttgagtattagttttttcgccgttatcaggccataattaaggaaacgtctttgaaataatgatacctcagagcaggcttctgacatGCCCAGAATAATCAATTCCGTATCGGGATCCAATTTcatttttagtgtttttgaaaaaatatcaaaaattcctctccagaaattatgtaactttatacaagagacaaaggaatgtgttatagttgcttcctgaagaagacatttatcacaaataggagatacatttggaaagatcttattcagtgtagactttgaataatagctgtattttaaattgaattaacgaatACCTAATGTTAATCTTAATTATTTAGTTATATAATTTGTTAATAAGTTATATCGTTACCATAGGTTTAAATTGTCTTCAGTGCTGCTTAATTCAAGGATCTTAAACATTCTCCTCATAAACACGAGGACCTTGAGCAATCTACCCGCTTACATTCCAATCTATCTCTGATAAGTGTGTCTAGACATGAACGCATGTGAACCTGTCGGCCATCTTATTTGCAACTTTTaacatatatttttatataatgaAACATATTATATCAACTGacggaaccatatagacacacatgggaaaatgaattaggtcatcctataacgaaagatttgtgggacgaaagtttacaacatatacatcgatgttcgttaaatgccagacatgctttaatacaatttaaagtctcacatagattacactactctaaaataaaactaaatagaaccttcccacaaatctctcctatttgtgataaatgtctacatctagatgctaatttaacacatacgtttacaaattgtataaaaattaaacatttttggactgatatttttgaaataatttcagaagttattaatacaaaactggatccaaactcaaaattaataatacttggaatattagagcaaagtttaacactcacaacaagccaaataaaTTTCCTCGATTACAGTATAgtaaccgggaaaaaattaatattaaaatgttggaaaggccctacaaccaccacaattaaaatgtggattgtggaaatgtcggagaccctatatctagaaagaattagacttgtcttaatggacaaacaagaactttttgataaaatatgggctccattcattaattatctgacgggatagattggcccagcaggaaaacccaactgaaacttgaactcaggattagatgaaaagtcatactttataatctacgaacctatctccaatgacgtattataagtaatccattccaccttttttgttttttttaatatttgttaccctttattctctcttcctctctttttctatataaaaaaaacactagaagcagaagtaatcgacaattgaaaattttaataatgtatgactgatgtatgactgatgtatatgaaaagtttttttactataatatgtagcTATACTTTAtgatatgtctacttctaataaaaatattatttaaaaaaaacaaacatattaTATCAGTCTCCActtataaatacatataaaaggtGTATGTTAAACATACGGTTTAGCAAACAGGTTCAGTTTAAGTTCAGTAGGGCGTCGTAgaggggcgctgctctggcagcagccatgtcagcagcgtgtcagttttttcaaccttttttttattttttagtatgttttaaagtatgtatttaatgttccttcgtgtgttttgtttggggggtggtgtgggggggggggggtaagggggaaaccgctttggtcgcctcctccatggagaggcgactttttttcaggtcgcctcccccgtggcctaacatcaatgatcggcgcggcctttcccggagacacgcccggggtcttcagcggtgggcgcagcgtggactctcgttgtggagcgggtgagccctcgctggaggggagcgctccgtttcgctggcccaggactgccggcagcctgaagccgcagcctGACGCCgcagtctgcagagttccagctggcgcggcgtctacagcccgggatccctcgtgggggacccgggggaagaagaagccatcactgccggcccgcggccaacttctaccgcgggtccggcatggacttaccaacacccctggaggggagcttcgaccgccggccctgcagcctACGGTACTTCTGGCtgtggcggagactttaaatctcgaccgatcggcctacaccatcttaaagccgcggtctccggtgaggaagagccgatcctggactgactctggactctggtcctgtccatgggggggaaatggaggaggactggccaaattttgtgccttccaccatagtgatgaatgctttatgttacagttttattgtggttgtgtgttctttattattgtactgctgctgacaacccaaatttccaccgaccctggttgtgtggcaataaattatatctaatctaatctaatcaaacaGAGCCATGTCATTCTACTTATCCTTTTCGGTCCTTTTTTTAACTCTTGTGCATATTTAAATACATCTTCTGGGTCAATAAAGAAACGCTCCGATCCTTCGTATGTGACCCCTAAATTTGGCAGGATACATTATTCCATATCTCAGGCCTGGAATGTCTCTGAGAATAAGATGTGTCTTACTGAAGAGAGCTCACTTCTTGACCACCTCTGCTGGATAATCTCTGAAGAATATTATGTTTTCTCCTTCAAACATCTGGGTTCATGCAGTTGTCACTTTCTTCATGATGTCTTCAAGAACTGCTATGTTGTGTAGTTTAAGAATAATCTGTCTTGGTGGGGCTCCAACCCCTGATCGGGCTCTCTGGACTCAATGTGCTTGATCAATTTTAGGTCTCTCAGGCAGATTAAATACCTGTTgaagtaagttggcagtgaagaCCAGAGAGTCTTTTCcactttccttcccttccttcactccAACAATTCTTAAGTTTTGGCATCTGGACTGGGCTTCAAGATCTAGGCATTTGGCGGTCATTCGGGCCAGTTGCCCAGAAACATGGTCTAGGTCTTCCTTCACTCTTTGCGTTGTGTCAGAGATGTCCGTAGTAGTAACTTCAAGTTCTCGgatagctttgttttgtttttttgaagtGAGGAGAATGGGCTCCAACTTTTTGCTAAGATCTTCATCAACCCGTTTGATTTCTTCTTTCAAAAAGGTATTTACCTCTTCGCGATCTTGTAGAATGTCAATTTTTCCACAAATTTCCTTATTCCTGACATCCATTCTTGTTTCTAGCTTTCCCAGCTGATCAGTCAGAATATCACCAAAGTATTTTGCCATAGCCCGTCTTAAAGATTGTTCCTGTTTTATATGTTCTTCCATGGTAGGAATAAGTCCTTCTCGTTCAGATTCTCCCTCAGATTCTTCAGAGGTTACTTTCTCTAGCCGTTGAACAACCTCCAGTCGGGTTCTTTGTCTGGTCTGAGGTTGAGTCGGCAAAGTCCGTTTACTCATTTAAAATACCGGTATCCATTCGGTATACGgcgatttctgatgacgtcacttacgcgacGTCGGGCATCTGCCGGTAAGTGTTTTTCAGTCGGTCCGTTTTACTTTTCAGgtgttttaatgtgttttaaCGGAGAACATTTTGCGGAGCGGATCTAAAAGGAACGCCTGCTTACTGCTCCATGGCGCCACTGGAAGTCCCTGAATGCAATAAGTTTAAGTAGAACTAAAATTAAAAGCAATAGAATTCATAACTGGATATTAAAATAAATCTAACTGGCAGTAATGGGAAAAAATGCTGAAAAACcttagatagacccaaaaagctagagtaactcagcgggacaggcagcatctctggagagagggaatgggtgacgtttcgtttcgagatccttcttcaaactggacagggacaagggaaacgagaaatgCTGTATGTCTGAAGAAGCTTAAACTTATTAAACAAGCCTCCCAGCTATGCAAAGTTCCAGGCTGCGTGGAATCTTGTGCTTTCAGATGCCCAGGATTTTCTCCTTAGTTTCCATTTTTGCTGTTGCTGATTATCCCTTCATTTTCCACAACAATTGGTGCTTGCAATATTATTGGTTTCCCTTGACTAAATCTAGAAATTTGTGTCAAATTCTGGCAATAAAGACAACAAAGTAGAAAGATATAATGCCTGGAATCCTGGTTGCCTAACAGTTTTGAAAGCATGATGTGTGTGATATAAACTCATACACACCAAGAAGGTTCTAGGTTTGGGATGCTCCGATTATATAACGGGAGCAGTTTGCAGAGTTAGCCTGCATGACAGTTCCCTTGACCTGTTGGAAGGTTCACATACTGAAGAAGCAGCTCtctcaactatcttctgcggttgcagctggggagggggtggtttgggtgggaagggatgagttaaccaggggagttgcggagggaatagtCTCTGTGGAAGGAAGAAAGGTGATGGAGATGGAAAAATGTgggtagtggtgggatcccgttgaggTGGCGGAACTTTTAGAGGGTTGTGTGTTATATGCATCAGCTGATGGGGCGGAAgacaaggactagggggactgtctctGTTTAGGGTGACTAGCTAGGGGTGGGGGGGATCAAAGGCGGAGCATGGAGGAGACACGActgagggcctcatttatgatgggagaagggaacccccattcccaaaAGAATTAGGGCATCTCAGATGTTTTATTAAGGAATACCTCATCTTGGCCGCAGATGCGACGTAGATGGAAGAATTGcgaataggggatagagtctttgcaggaagcagggtgggaagaagtgtagtcgagatagttgtgggagacagtgggtttgtaatagatgtcagtcaatagtctatttcttgtaatggagactgagatcaagaaaggggaggaaggTGTTGGaggtggtccaagtaaatttgagtgcaggatgaaaattggtggtgaagttgatgaagtccatgagttctgcataggtgcaggatgtagcaccgatgcagtcatcaatgtaacggaaatagagtttggggatagggccagtgtacgcctggtgaaaagattgttcaacgtaccaaaaggcaggcatagctgggaccaATGCggatgcccatagctatgccttggacttggaggaagtgggaggagtcaaaggagaagctgttcagggtgaggaccagctccgcttggCAGAGTAGAGGGAAATTTGATgtttctgtggtcgaggaagaaactgagggctttaaggccttcctggtggaggatggaggtggagTGACTGAACGTTCATAGTAAAGGTGAGGGAGTGGGGAAAGTGGAAGTCATTAAATagatgaagggcatgtgaggtatcttggacataggttgggTGAGATTGGACCTAGGGAATAAAATGGAGTCGAgatacgtggaaatcatttccgtgggacaggagcaagcagaaacaatgggtctgccagggcagttgtgtttgtggattttgcggAGAAGGTTAGGAAGGGCTGTGCATGGCTGGGAAACAATTAGGTtgaaggctgtggaaggcagacagccaaaagtgatgaaatcagtaatggtttTTGAGATTAAGGCCTTGTGCTCATATGTGGGATCAtattccaaggataagtaggagaagGTGTAAGAGTTGACGCCTAGCCTCAGCCCCGGTAGAGGTcagtgcgccagactaccacggcacctccttgTTGGCGGGTTTGATTATGTCAGGGTgagccccctttcccccccccctttctctcccctctctcccccccccccctcttgctcccccccctctctttctgccccccccctctcttccccctccctctctccccccctgcccccctccccccccccctctctttccccccccccccccctttttggaTGCTGCTTAATCTTAtctgcacacacacccacattttTTTCCAAGCACGGGATGTATCCAATTGTATCCATTGGACAATCCAAAAATACTTTCAAAACGAACAAGAACTTGCTCAcggaaatgaaaaataaatcctGGTATCCTTTGAAAGTAATTTCCACAACGAATGTAGTTGTGTTAGACGGACTAAGTATTATGCAGGATAGTCTCAGCTAGGAAAGCTTTACGATGAAAAAGCAAATCAAACAATTCACCCAATGTGCAACATTTACAAAAGAGATCCCACTTGCCAAGCCTCTCTTTTGGTGGCTAACTGTCCAGCATAAAACAGTGGAGAAGCACCATCACCAATGAGTCTTTCACAGAGAAATTCCAATGAAAAAGGACTGAGCCGAGTAGACCAAGGCTTAATTGTCAATCAACACCAAATTCATAGAATTCAGACAAGGATATTGGCAGACTAAGGAGAGTATAAGCATCAGTAATGTTTTCTTCTGCCTGATCACAACTGCCATGCGCATTGTGGTTAGGATTTGGTTCTCCGACATCCTGCCAATTCTTTCTTAAattggagagcaaagggaagagagaaCAGCAGATTAACTTGAATTATGATTTAGGGAATCAGCACAGGTGTGATCCTGAATGAAATTGTTTTGTGCATTACCACAATCTATTTTGTGATTTGTGAGAACGAATTATACATATTTTGTACTTTTGTTCCACTAATTCTGGTAAAGAGTCACACTGCTGTGTTGAATTTTCTGTCTGCCTTTTAGTCAGCTGAGCTATTGCACATTTACAACATTATCTAGGGCTTTTATTGCAAAGTTGAACCAATTCATCTTTAGATCAGTTATGTTTAAGGACAATGCCTTCTGGGTCAATGACATTATACATTTAGTGGTATAAAATTATGTAATTGCCTCATATTatacacacaaaaataaaaattCTGGTTAATTAATCACTGAGGTGTGGCTGTTAAATCTGTATATATAGCCAGGGTGTCTGGTCATTGTATTCACTGGTCTCTTCATCTCCAGACTGTGCCTGATCACAACTGTAGCAATATGGCTTTCACCGGAAAATATGAAGTTACAAGTCAGGAAAATTATGAAGATTTCATGAAGGTCCTGAGTAAGTTATACCAATTTACATTGATAGTTGGATCAAAAAGGTTCATGTGTGTTATTTTACATAATATTGTTGTGCAAGTGATGGTCCCGAGTTGATTTACTGAGTTGAACAGCAACTCATTTCTAAAGATCAACTGGTTTAACTTTGCAACTGTAAGTTTTATTTAATTCTGCTTGGTAACCAATAATGCATGCAAAAATGTGAATGGTAAATTGTTGCAAACATTCTTGCCACCTGATCTACCTTTTTCAGGGCAATGAACTTAAGTCACACCTGATGCAGAGCATGTGCGGCAGCACGAATGCATTTTGCAGATTTTAGATAaagattgtttttttaattaaaacttGCTTTAAGCTGTTACTGGCAATAAAGCAGCAATTTTAATTTCCCTCCAAAGCCATTGTGAACATCTCGTTTCAATGCAATTCTCagataagttcagtttagtttattgtcacatgtatcgaggtacagtgaaaaacatttgttgtgtGAGATGAGACTTATTCTATTACTGCAGTCTTGAAAAATTATATTTACTCCTGTTCTTTGTGGTTCTCAATGAAGGACAGGTCAGCTTTAAAGCTAAGTCAATTCCTATCAATTTTCTTCCATCTCAGCAAAATTGTTTGAGAACTTAAGCACAcactattttaaatgttttttaatccACAGAATGTTGCAGGAAAAATTGACTAAAATAATGTACAACTTGGAAAATCTACAGAATAATTCTAGAACTGGACCAGCCTAAAGTTTTATCTCAACCCATCATCATAATGAGACCATCTATCAATTGTGTAATTACTGGAGTAAATAAACCCAAACCATAGAaaatttataaattaaaaaaaatgctagaaaactcaaagtttagtttagagatacagggtggaaataccacccgccaagtccatgccaaatatAGATCACCCatccactaattctatgttatctcagtaacacatcctacacactaggaacgattgaaagaagtcaattaacctacaaacatgcacgtctttgg
It encodes the following:
- the LOC129701629 gene encoding gastrotropin-like translates to MNFSGKYTFVNQENYEEFMKALGVPEDCIEQGKNVKFDTEIAQNGDGFTWSQIYPCHTTTNQFTVGKESEFEMLNCEKAKIAVKLEGGKLIMNFPKYTHTVEIEGGKLIETAVSGEITLKRLHTKKT